The following are encoded together in the Capsulimonas corticalis genome:
- a CDS encoding MTAP family purine nucleoside phosphorylase, protein MPVAIIGGSGFGTAFTGGEPTVVETEYGAASVIHGRTDAGADFIFLARHGAGHTVAPHNINHRANIAALLSLGVTAIYATAAVGSLKLALSPGHFVIFDDFIDLTKGEVQTFFSKPGRVRHTDMGEPYSMELRRKLLDTARGGGAAMVHSRGTYVCVSGPRYETPAEIKMMAAWGGDVVGMTGAPEAILAREASIPYAGVGIVTNYGCGLRPGHTLSHTEVEAQMEVSREGLRAWLMRALDGASGDARR, encoded by the coding sequence ATGCCCGTCGCGATCATCGGGGGCAGCGGTTTTGGAACGGCGTTCACCGGCGGCGAGCCCACGGTTGTGGAGACGGAGTACGGCGCCGCCAGCGTCATCCACGGCCGCACGGACGCCGGCGCCGACTTCATCTTTCTGGCGCGGCATGGCGCGGGACACACCGTGGCGCCGCACAATATTAACCACCGCGCGAATATCGCGGCCCTGCTCTCGCTCGGCGTCACCGCGATCTACGCCACAGCCGCCGTCGGCTCCCTGAAACTCGCGCTCTCCCCCGGCCACTTCGTCATCTTTGATGATTTCATCGATCTGACCAAAGGCGAGGTGCAGACATTCTTCAGCAAACCCGGCCGCGTGCGGCACACGGATATGGGGGAACCCTATTCGATGGAGCTGCGCCGAAAGCTGCTGGATACGGCGCGCGGAGGAGGAGCCGCGATGGTCCACTCGCGCGGAACGTATGTGTGCGTGTCCGGCCCCCGCTATGAGACGCCGGCGGAAATCAAGATGATGGCGGCCTGGGGCGGCGACGTCGTCGGCATGACCGGCGCTCCGGAAGCGATCCTCGCCCGCGAGGCGAGCATTCCTTATGCCGGCGTCGGGATCGTCACAAACTATGGATGCGGGCTCCGGCCCGGACATACGCTTTCGCACACGGAAGTCGAAGCGCAGATGGAGGTCAGCCGCGAGGGATTGCGCGCATGGCTGATGCGCGCTTTGGACGGCGCGTCGGGGGACGCCCGCCGTTAG
- a CDS encoding STAS domain-containing protein translates to MAELHIDVHNESAVATVLLRGELDAYSAPRLRQVLDPLIKATDPAILVDLTALEYLDSAGLGVLVAALKQVTDRDGQFGVISPSPIVARVLQVTGLFKLFTIFSDPAEAQASFGLAA, encoded by the coding sequence ATGGCCGAACTGCATATTGATGTCCATAACGAAAGCGCCGTTGCGACGGTGCTTTTGCGGGGCGAGCTGGATGCCTACAGCGCGCCTCGTCTTCGGCAAGTGCTTGATCCTTTGATCAAGGCGACGGATCCCGCGATACTGGTCGATCTGACCGCGCTGGAGTATCTCGACAGCGCGGGGCTGGGAGTGCTGGTCGCGGCGCTCAAACAGGTGACTGACCGTGACGGACAGTTTGGCGTCATTTCGCCGTCGCCGATTGTCGCGCGCGTGCTTCAAGTCACCGGCTTGTTCAAGCTTTTTACCATTTTTTCCGATCCGGCGGAGGCGCAGGCGTCCTTCGGCCTCGCCGCGTGA
- a CDS encoding ABC transporter substrate-binding protein, with protein MRIIGSVNRTLTLGLVCASMAIVSGCANDKPKAGDAGSGGTSNGTATGTPIVVGEFGSLSGSESTFGTSTDNGLKLAVNQINAAGGIDGHPLTVKVYDDEGKPDSALTVVQRLINQDKPIAIVGEVASKLSIQAAPACNAAKVPMISPSSTNPKVTQIGPYIFRVCFIDPFQGTAAAKFAVNTLKAKRAAIMTDQQNDYSTGLTKFFTQSFTQQGGTIVANPSYTKDDLDFHSQLANIKALNPDVIYVPGYYGQVGPIAKQARQLGITVPLLGGDGWDSPKLVEGAGGAGQALEGSYFTNHSSMENPDPAIQNFVKAFKAANSNGEPDALAALGYDAGQVLADSIKRAGKPADGDYTSEAYRTKLRDAIAATKDFPGATGKITIGADRNAVKPAVVLQVKGAAFKYVTTVNP; from the coding sequence ATGCGAATTATTGGCAGCGTCAATCGTACGCTTACACTGGGTCTGGTCTGCGCCTCCATGGCGATCGTGAGCGGCTGCGCCAACGATAAGCCGAAAGCCGGCGACGCTGGTTCGGGCGGAACCTCCAACGGTACGGCGACGGGAACACCCATCGTCGTCGGCGAGTTCGGCTCGCTTTCCGGCAGTGAATCGACCTTCGGAACCTCCACGGATAATGGCTTGAAGCTCGCCGTGAATCAGATCAACGCGGCGGGCGGCATCGACGGACATCCGCTGACCGTCAAAGTGTATGATGACGAGGGCAAGCCCGACAGCGCTTTGACCGTCGTCCAGCGCCTGATCAATCAGGACAAGCCCATCGCGATCGTCGGCGAAGTCGCCTCCAAGCTGTCGATCCAGGCGGCCCCCGCCTGCAACGCCGCGAAGGTCCCGATGATCTCGCCGTCCTCCACGAACCCCAAAGTCACCCAGATCGGGCCATATATCTTCCGCGTGTGTTTCATCGATCCGTTCCAGGGCACGGCCGCCGCGAAGTTCGCGGTCAACACGCTCAAGGCCAAGCGCGCGGCGATCATGACGGATCAGCAGAACGACTACAGCACCGGTCTGACCAAGTTCTTCACCCAGAGCTTCACGCAGCAGGGCGGAACGATTGTCGCCAATCCGTCCTACACCAAGGACGACCTTGATTTCCACTCGCAGCTCGCGAATATCAAAGCGCTGAACCCGGACGTCATTTACGTTCCCGGTTATTACGGCCAGGTCGGCCCGATCGCCAAGCAGGCGCGCCAGCTCGGCATCACCGTCCCGCTGCTCGGCGGCGATGGCTGGGACTCGCCGAAGCTCGTGGAGGGCGCCGGCGGCGCGGGGCAGGCGCTCGAAGGCTCCTACTTTACGAACCACAGCTCCATGGAGAACCCCGATCCGGCGATCCAGAACTTTGTGAAGGCGTTCAAGGCGGCGAACAGCAACGGCGAGCCGGATGCGCTGGCGGCGCTGGGGTACGACGCGGGACAGGTCCTGGCCGACTCCATCAAGCGCGCGGGCAAGCCCGCCGACGGAGATTACACCAGCGAAGCGTATCGGACCAAGCTGCGCGACGCCATCGCCGCGACGAAAGACTTCCCGGGCGCGACTGGCAAGATCACGATCGGGGCGGATCGCAACGCCGTCAAGCCGGCCGTTGTCCTTCAGGTGAAGGGCGCCGCCTTCAAATACGTCACGACCGTCAATCCGTAA
- a CDS encoding branched-chain amino acid ABC transporter permease, with amino-acid sequence MHQFTEQLLFGIQLGSIYALIALGYTMVYGVLKLINFAHGDVYMVGAYGGLGAAFLVGTWLPSHHIFTAGLPSPIGAVLVLLCAMAICALLGLVIEQAAYRPLRTRAWIAPAIVLGAAAAYIAYSIAADANRNPASCVAIALIVWGAIAWILKTSQSRRTATVSPRLTALITAIGVSLFLENFANLKSIFTPDPRFFPTIVNIPDPARHIPRTVSVLGVDVSLETMLIFGLSLALMAILTFIVTRTKIGKAIRAVSYDADAAALMGINTDRVISFTFMLGAVLAGAAGVMVTSLTGTAINPYIGVPFGLKAFVAAVIGGIGNIPGATLGGLIMGIAEIMVVAYGSYIGVPDTYRDAVAFFLLILILLVRPSGLLGKFAPEKV; translated from the coding sequence ATGCACCAATTCACCGAGCAGCTTCTCTTCGGCATTCAGCTAGGGAGCATTTACGCGCTGATCGCCCTCGGCTACACCATGGTGTACGGGGTGCTGAAGCTGATTAACTTCGCCCATGGCGACGTTTATATGGTCGGAGCTTACGGTGGCCTCGGCGCCGCGTTCTTAGTGGGAACGTGGCTGCCGAGCCACCATATCTTCACCGCCGGCTTGCCGTCGCCGATTGGAGCCGTCCTTGTGCTCCTTTGCGCGATGGCGATCTGCGCCCTGCTCGGTCTGGTGATCGAACAGGCGGCGTACCGCCCGCTGCGGACGCGCGCCTGGATCGCTCCGGCGATTGTTCTGGGCGCGGCGGCGGCGTACATCGCGTACTCGATCGCGGCGGACGCCAACCGCAACCCGGCCTCATGCGTTGCGATCGCCCTGATCGTTTGGGGCGCCATCGCCTGGATCCTGAAGACATCGCAAAGCCGCCGCACCGCGACCGTCTCGCCGCGCCTCACGGCGCTGATCACCGCGATTGGCGTTTCGCTCTTCTTGGAGAACTTCGCGAACCTCAAAAGCATCTTCACGCCGGATCCGCGCTTCTTCCCGACGATCGTCAATATCCCTGACCCGGCGCGTCATATCCCGCGCACGGTGAGCGTTCTCGGCGTTGACGTCAGTCTGGAGACGATGCTGATCTTCGGCCTCTCGCTGGCGCTGATGGCGATCTTGACCTTCATCGTCACGCGCACCAAGATCGGCAAGGCGATCCGGGCGGTGTCGTACGACGCCGACGCGGCGGCGCTGATGGGAATCAACACCGACCGCGTGATCTCCTTCACCTTCATGCTCGGCGCGGTGCTGGCCGGCGCCGCCGGCGTCATGGTCACCTCGCTGACGGGAACGGCGATCAATCCCTATATCGGCGTGCCTTTCGGCCTGAAGGCGTTCGTGGCGGCGGTCATCGGCGGCATCGGCAACATCCCCGGCGCGACGCTGGGGGGGCTGATCATGGGGATCGCGGAGATCATGGTGGTCGCTTACGGATCGTATATCGGCGTGCCGGACACTTACCGGGACGCCGTCGCGTTCTTCCTGCTGATCCTCATTCTGCTGGTGCGCCCGTCGGGGCTGCTTGGCAAGTTCGCCCCCGAAAAGGTTTAA
- a CDS encoding branched-chain amino acid ABC transporter permease has protein sequence MPDAIKKLPPLVRHLIAIVVIGAALMAVNGFVEGPKFGQYRESILIFCGINIVLAVALNIVNGFTGQFSLGHIGFYAIGAYVTAAFSTYGHARFFPGLPIDGSSPSIAHEIVPVFVLTTVAGLAAAAAGLVVGLPSLRLRGDYLAIITLGFAQIIQVIIRNIKAVDGATSFNGITRGDTTILTPHLTNFLWVYVAVAVILWVAYSLRFSTHGLAFLAVRDDEIAAESMGINTTRYKVIAFLISAYFTGVAGSLFALYLPSLSNDQFSFVRSIDILVMVVLGGLGSISGVTIAAVLLTTLPEVLRSVDEYRLVIYPLLLILLMLTRPQGIFGRDEVSKTWLKGQWGALRGVFRKPSPSVPLPPG, from the coding sequence GTGCCTGACGCTATCAAGAAACTTCCGCCGCTTGTTCGCCACCTGATCGCAATTGTCGTGATCGGCGCGGCGCTGATGGCGGTGAACGGATTTGTCGAAGGGCCGAAGTTCGGCCAGTACCGCGAAAGCATCCTGATCTTTTGCGGGATCAATATCGTGCTGGCCGTGGCCCTGAACATCGTGAACGGCTTCACCGGCCAGTTTTCGCTCGGCCATATCGGCTTCTACGCGATCGGAGCTTACGTGACGGCGGCCTTCTCCACCTATGGCCACGCGCGCTTCTTCCCGGGACTGCCGATCGATGGCTCTTCGCCCAGCATCGCCCATGAGATCGTTCCTGTCTTCGTGCTGACGACCGTCGCCGGCCTCGCGGCGGCCGCCGCCGGTTTAGTGGTCGGTCTGCCGTCGCTGCGCCTGCGCGGCGATTACCTGGCGATTATTACGCTCGGCTTCGCGCAGATCATCCAGGTCATTATCCGCAACATCAAAGCCGTGGACGGCGCGACGTCGTTCAACGGCATCACGCGCGGGGACACGACGATCCTGACCCCGCACCTCACCAATTTCCTCTGGGTTTACGTCGCCGTCGCGGTGATCCTTTGGGTGGCCTACTCCCTGCGATTCTCCACCCACGGCCTCGCCTTCCTCGCCGTGCGCGACGACGAGATCGCCGCCGAATCCATGGGCATCAACACAACCCGTTACAAGGTTATCGCCTTTCTGATCAGCGCCTACTTCACCGGAGTCGCCGGCTCGCTTTTCGCGCTCTACCTGCCGTCCCTCTCCAACGACCAGTTCTCTTTCGTCCGCTCCATCGACATCCTGGTCATGGTCGTCCTCGGCGGCCTTGGCAGCATCAGCGGCGTCACCATCGCCGCCGTCCTTCTCACAACCCTCCCCGAAGTCCTGCGCTCCGTGGACGAGTACCGCCTCGTCATCTACCCACTGCTGCTGATCCTGCTGATGCTGACGCGGCCGCAGGGGATTTTTGGACGGGATGAAGTGTCGAAGACGTGGCTCAAGGGACAATGGGGCGCGCTGCGAGGAGTGTTTCGCAAACCCTCCCCCTCGGTCCCTCTCCCCCCCGGCTAA
- a CDS encoding EscU/YscU/HrcU family type III secretion system export apparatus switch protein: MQDKSNNPPAKSAVALRYDGEGSVAPKVVASGRRIVAEEIVRVAKENNVHVRQDPALAGALSSLEVGSSIPPELFRVVAEIISFVYRQNGKLR, translated from the coding sequence ATGCAAGACAAATCCAACAACCCGCCGGCAAAAAGCGCCGTGGCCCTGCGATATGACGGCGAAGGAAGCGTCGCCCCCAAGGTGGTCGCCAGCGGCAGGAGAATCGTCGCCGAGGAGATCGTCCGCGTCGCCAAGGAAAACAACGTCCACGTCCGCCAGGACCCCGCCCTCGCCGGAGCGCTGTCCAGCCTGGAAGTCGGCTCGTCGATCCCCCCGGAGCTGTTTCGAGTGGTGGCGGAGATTATTTCGTTCGTTTATCGGCAGAATGGGAAGCTGAGATAG
- a CDS encoding HAD family hydrolase, producing MTNHKSPIRAIFFDVGDTLVFDNPSQIDRVHIAATACGLDFERARMDAAFRHVEDYALERYVLGETQDDPQVARRCMDILWERFGAAALDDDQWIQLQQAYAAVPYVRELREEIPSLLRALKSEGFQIGVVSDWTIDLETLLTEMGVREHLDALAVSDIVGCTKPDPRIFQEALTQAGVAPEETIHIGDFYELDVVGARAAGMQAALFDWRGRAPNADCPRFTTFAQMLSFVRELYEPNRA from the coding sequence ATGACGAACCATAAATCGCCAATACGCGCGATCTTTTTTGACGTTGGCGACACATTGGTTTTCGATAACCCCAGCCAAATCGATCGAGTCCACATCGCCGCGACGGCCTGTGGCCTGGACTTTGAGCGCGCGCGGATGGACGCGGCGTTCCGTCACGTGGAAGACTATGCGCTGGAGCGCTACGTGCTGGGCGAAACGCAAGATGATCCGCAAGTGGCGCGCCGATGCATGGATATCCTGTGGGAGCGGTTCGGCGCCGCCGCTTTGGACGACGACCAGTGGATACAGCTCCAGCAAGCTTACGCCGCCGTTCCCTATGTCCGCGAACTGCGCGAAGAGATTCCGTCCTTGCTGCGCGCGCTCAAATCCGAGGGTTTTCAGATCGGCGTTGTCTCCGACTGGACCATCGATCTGGAGACGCTGCTGACGGAAATGGGAGTGCGGGAGCACCTGGATGCGCTCGCCGTCTCCGATATTGTCGGCTGCACAAAACCTGACCCCCGAATCTTCCAGGAGGCGCTGACGCAGGCCGGCGTCGCGCCCGAGGAAACGATCCACATCGGCGACTTCTACGAACTGGACGTGGTCGGCGCGCGCGCCGCCGGCATGCAGGCCGCCTTGTTCGACTGGCGCGGGCGCGCTCCCAACGCCGATTGCCCTCGATTTACGACATTCGCGCAAATGCTGTCATTCGTGCGTGAACTGTACGAACCCAATCGCGCATAG
- a CDS encoding VWA domain-containing protein: MLTFQDPRIFSLVPLVILVLIWAARLGYSGLRRHALWFTAALRTLTLIGILAALAGTAYVGQSDRLCVIFVVDVSRSMTPELRARAWRYLQSALATKRPSDVAGVVVFARDARAAAAPSTLVEQIHSLRSGGVVKDATDLEHALRLALALFPPDRAKKIVLLSDGNETAGNVASLEPALQANHIAVDVADIFPSDKFLPPEALLKPLALASRVAVRTPFAIPVHAWSSRAQAATLSLGVDGRFAERRAVHLPAGDSAWEFTRTMTRPGSQRFDVSLSTPSDTIPSNNAVYATVRAAGSARVLYLTMDRVAGVGLRELLARDGIEIVVRSPVNSPDTLEDLSQFDGVVVGDVTAQELGASAMLAIQNAVHDEGIGLGMIGGERGFAGGGYAGTPMEPALPVEMDRKGDTRTPRAAIVVALDASGSMAQLEDGVQKLQLGAKAAVQLMHALKPDDQIAVTAVREQTQVVLPLQTAANTQPLEDTIDALSAGGGGIYCRTALEDADAILQRSDAPVRHVILVADTGDSEQPEGCIALARRMKAAGVTVSVCGIGGETDKDAAFQRALASAGGGQSLIVEEAEQLPALFVRDAQHLQTKLSLERRVALAASAGAPMLAGLPLDTIPPVLGYDFIRAKTGAGVALATADSREPILAYGHFGEARTFAFASDGAEHWTASWSGWRGRRAFWAQLLRWFAKGDTDGGANLHVDEQDGAGRVTVTAKNDADARDWQAFVTSPHGVRAPMTLSPMDARSAEGRFPLDQIGGYSVGISHRSGAPGSKTAQFVVPYSPEFLEARPDRPRLIRLASEARGVYAQPAGRVFRGQTLWVTAERDLTPWLLLFSAFCFLGELVWRARGLRASK; this comes from the coding sequence TTGCTGACCTTCCAGGATCCTCGGATATTCTCTCTCGTCCCGCTTGTGATTCTCGTGCTGATTTGGGCGGCGCGGCTCGGATACTCGGGCCTGCGCCGCCACGCGCTTTGGTTTACCGCCGCGCTGCGAACTCTCACGCTGATCGGTATTTTGGCGGCGCTGGCGGGGACGGCGTATGTCGGGCAATCCGATCGGCTCTGCGTGATCTTCGTGGTAGATGTTTCGCGTTCGATGACGCCGGAATTGCGGGCGCGCGCGTGGCGATATCTCCAGAGCGCATTGGCGACGAAGCGCCCGTCGGATGTTGCCGGCGTGGTCGTGTTCGCGCGGGATGCGCGCGCGGCGGCCGCGCCTTCGACTCTGGTGGAGCAGATCCATTCACTGCGCTCCGGGGGCGTTGTCAAGGACGCCACGGATTTGGAGCATGCGCTCCGTCTGGCGTTGGCGCTGTTTCCGCCGGACCGCGCGAAGAAGATCGTGCTGCTCAGCGACGGCAATGAAACCGCAGGAAATGTGGCGTCCCTGGAACCCGCATTGCAGGCAAACCATATTGCCGTGGATGTCGCCGACATCTTTCCCTCGGACAAATTCCTTCCGCCCGAAGCTCTGTTAAAACCCCTCGCGCTCGCATCCCGCGTGGCCGTTCGTACGCCGTTCGCAATCCCCGTTCATGCCTGGAGCTCACGGGCGCAGGCGGCGACGCTGTCGCTGGGCGTCGATGGGCGTTTCGCGGAGCGCCGCGCCGTCCATCTGCCGGCGGGGGACAGTGCGTGGGAGTTTACGCGGACGATGACGCGTCCGGGATCGCAGCGCTTTGATGTGAGCCTCTCGACACCCAGCGACACGATTCCCTCGAACAACGCCGTCTATGCCACGGTTCGGGCCGCAGGGTCGGCGCGAGTGCTATATCTGACCATGGACCGCGTCGCGGGCGTGGGCCTGCGCGAACTATTGGCGCGTGACGGGATCGAAATCGTCGTGCGATCTCCCGTCAACTCGCCAGACACATTGGAAGACCTTTCGCAGTTCGATGGCGTGGTGGTGGGGGATGTGACGGCGCAGGAATTAGGAGCGTCCGCAATGCTTGCCATTCAAAACGCCGTCCATGACGAGGGGATCGGTCTGGGGATGATCGGCGGCGAGCGGGGCTTTGCGGGCGGCGGCTATGCCGGGACGCCAATGGAGCCGGCGCTTCCGGTGGAGATGGACCGCAAGGGCGACACGCGAACGCCGCGCGCGGCGATCGTGGTGGCGCTGGACGCCTCCGGGTCGATGGCGCAGCTGGAAGACGGGGTTCAGAAGCTGCAATTGGGGGCGAAAGCCGCCGTGCAGTTGATGCACGCCTTGAAGCCGGACGATCAGATCGCGGTGACGGCGGTGCGGGAGCAGACGCAAGTCGTACTGCCCTTGCAGACCGCCGCCAATACGCAGCCCCTGGAAGACACGATCGATGCGCTTTCGGCGGGCGGCGGCGGCATCTACTGCCGCACGGCTCTGGAGGACGCCGACGCCATTCTTCAGCGCTCCGATGCGCCGGTCCGCCATGTGATTCTGGTGGCCGACACGGGAGATTCCGAGCAGCCCGAGGGCTGCATCGCGCTGGCGCGCCGGATGAAAGCGGCGGGCGTCACCGTCTCAGTCTGCGGGATTGGCGGCGAAACGGACAAGGACGCCGCATTTCAGCGCGCGCTGGCGAGCGCCGGCGGCGGGCAATCGCTGATCGTGGAAGAAGCCGAGCAGCTTCCCGCGCTGTTCGTTCGAGACGCGCAGCATCTACAGACAAAGCTCTCTCTGGAGCGGCGTGTAGCGCTAGCGGCTTCGGCGGGAGCGCCGATGCTCGCGGGACTGCCGCTGGACACGATCCCGCCGGTGCTGGGCTACGATTTTATTCGGGCCAAAACGGGGGCGGGCGTGGCCCTGGCGACTGCCGACAGCCGGGAGCCGATCCTGGCTTACGGCCATTTCGGCGAGGCGCGGACGTTTGCCTTCGCCTCCGACGGCGCGGAGCATTGGACGGCGTCGTGGAGCGGGTGGCGGGGCCGCCGTGCCTTCTGGGCTCAGCTGCTCCGCTGGTTCGCAAAGGGCGACACGGATGGCGGCGCCAATCTTCATGTGGACGAGCAAGATGGGGCGGGGCGTGTGACGGTTACCGCGAAAAACGACGCCGACGCCCGTGATTGGCAGGCGTTTGTGACATCGCCGCACGGCGTCCGGGCGCCGATGACGCTCAGTCCGATGGACGCGCGGAGTGCGGAGGGAAGGTTTCCTTTAGATCAAATCGGCGGCTATTCCGTGGGCATATCCCATCGTTCGGGGGCGCCCGGCTCAAAAACAGCCCAATTCGTGGTACCATATTCGCCAGAGTTTCTCGAAGCCCGGCCGGACCGGCCGCGTCTGATCCGGCTTGCGTCCGAGGCGCGCGGCGTGTACGCGCAGCCGGCGGGACGCGTGTTTCGCGGCCAGACGCTTTGGGTGACGGCCGAACGCGATCTTACGCCGTGGCTGCTGCTCTTCAGCGCTTTTTGCTTTTTGGGCGAACTGGTCTGGCGGGCGCGCGGACTGCGCGCGTCGAAGTAA
- a CDS encoding dihydroorotate dehydrogenase electron transfer subunit gives MPVSAQRYLVPVISNDEIIADHRVLTCHAPEVAALARPGHFVNVSVGDGYDPFLRKPFSIYTVDRERGEISMLFSIVGATTRGMAKKRAGDEIDLVGPLGGKIFQPDSREGATHVMVGGGYGVPPLVFLSKELLTADPGANIEFIIGARHKDLLLCEAELAEAGVTARMTTEDGSHGMRGRVTDALRLVLEEQSGNPVTVYCCGPTPMMHAVSDLCLELGAPCQLSVEVGMPCGMGVCMACVVDLADGRRVRCCTDGPVFGAGEVIW, from the coding sequence ATGCCTGTTTCCGCACAACGATATCTTGTCCCGGTGATCTCCAACGACGAGATCATCGCGGACCACCGCGTTTTGACATGTCACGCTCCCGAGGTCGCGGCGCTGGCGAGACCGGGCCACTTCGTCAACGTCAGCGTCGGCGACGGTTACGATCCATTCCTGCGCAAGCCCTTCAGTATCTACACGGTCGATCGCGAGCGCGGCGAGATCAGTATGCTGTTCTCGATTGTCGGCGCGACGACGCGCGGCATGGCGAAGAAGCGTGCGGGAGATGAGATCGACCTCGTCGGCCCTCTCGGCGGCAAGATCTTCCAGCCCGATTCGCGCGAGGGCGCGACCCATGTGATGGTGGGCGGCGGCTACGGTGTTCCGCCGCTGGTCTTCCTGTCCAAAGAACTTCTGACAGCCGATCCAGGCGCGAATATCGAGTTTATCATCGGCGCGCGTCACAAGGATCTGTTGTTGTGCGAGGCGGAGCTTGCCGAAGCGGGCGTCACGGCGCGGATGACGACGGAGGACGGTTCGCACGGAATGCGCGGCCGCGTGACCGATGCGCTCCGGCTCGTGCTGGAGGAGCAATCGGGTAATCCCGTGACGGTGTATTGCTGCGGACCGACGCCGATGATGCATGCGGTCAGCGATCTTTGTCTGGAGCTTGGCGCGCCCTGCCAGCTTTCGGTGGAAGTGGGAATGCCCTGCGGGATGGGAGTCTGTATGGCGTGCGTGGTGGACCTGGCGGACGGACGGCGTGTGCGCTGCTGCACCGATGGTCCGGTCTTCGGAGCCGGGGAGGTGATATGGTAA
- a CDS encoding dihydroorotate dehydrogenase: protein MVNTSVKIGKLTLRNPVMTGSGTFGFGSEMSEALDLSALGACVVKSTSREPRLGNPTPRIIETSSGILNAIGLQNGGIDNFIEEKLPFLRQYDVPIIVNLVGYEVADYVYLAERLTEAGGVHALEINISCPNVKHGCDFAVDPKLTFELITALRKATDLTLITKLSPNVTDVVSVGRAAADAGSDALSLINTLLGTAIDIRKRKFRLANVTGGLSGPAIKPIALRMVWQVHQALPNIPLVGMGGIVTANDAIEFLLAGATAVAVGTATFINPTAAIDVANGIEKFLAEQGIDDVNELIGAVTR, encoded by the coding sequence ATGGTAAATACGTCTGTAAAAATCGGGAAGCTCACGCTGCGCAACCCCGTCATGACCGGTTCGGGAACGTTCGGTTTTGGAAGCGAGATGTCGGAAGCGCTGGACCTGAGCGCGCTCGGCGCGTGTGTCGTCAAGAGCACCAGCCGCGAGCCGCGCCTGGGCAACCCGACGCCGCGCATCATCGAAACGTCCTCCGGCATTCTCAACGCGATCGGCCTGCAAAATGGCGGCATCGATAACTTCATCGAGGAGAAACTGCCGTTTCTTCGGCAGTATGATGTCCCGATTATCGTCAACCTTGTCGGCTACGAAGTGGCGGATTATGTCTATCTTGCCGAGCGCCTGACGGAAGCCGGCGGCGTGCATGCGCTGGAGATCAATATCTCCTGCCCGAACGTCAAGCACGGCTGCGATTTCGCGGTCGATCCGAAGCTGACCTTCGAGCTGATTACGGCGCTGCGCAAGGCGACGGATCTGACGCTGATCACGAAGCTGTCCCCGAATGTCACCGATGTGGTCAGCGTCGGCCGCGCGGCGGCGGACGCCGGCTCGGACGCATTGTCGCTGATCAATACGCTGCTGGGCACGGCGATCGATATCCGCAAGCGCAAGTTCCGCCTGGCGAATGTCACCGGCGGCCTGAGCGGCCCCGCGATCAAGCCGATTGCGCTGCGCATGGTCTGGCAGGTGCATCAGGCGCTGCCGAACATTCCGCTTGTGGGCATGGGCGGGATCGTGACTGCTAACGACGCCATTGAGTTCCTCTTGGCGGGCGCGACGGCCGTTGCGGTCGGCACGGCGACCTTTATCAATCCGACGGCGGCGATTGACGTGGCGAATGGGATCGAGAAGTTCCTGGCGGAGCAGGGGATTGACGATGTCAACGAGCTGATCGGCGCCGTGACGCGTTAG